A segment of the Manihot esculenta cultivar AM560-2 chromosome 13, M.esculenta_v8, whole genome shotgun sequence genome:
gtccacctgtgtaggttcggacccgaggaaccgaggaccccagcagtgagtcggtcgcttcagagtcagtagagcttcagccagaggtgagtggaataaactctttatgttttaaagtaaataaattaattcttagcatgattcacgcatcatgaatgccatgagatatattaggttgtttgcattagaattcacaaatatgttgcattgcataatatgttgatgatgtggatgaatgctgaatgatcctttagccctcccatgatatgatatggtatgatatgatacggtacggaagaccagtgaggcccattctacgcctctggcacagttggaatgttatgttatgatatgttatgtaagagaaagaccagtgaggcccattctacgcccctggcacaattggaccatttagagggctatgggtgacaaattcatccttgaggtgattagttgtgatgtgatgcattccatgatatcaaatgtttaaataaaatgttttatcattatgctcactgggctctagtagctcacccctctcccttaacccccaggattgcaggtacagggtagaccaggaggtcagcaagagtaatgaagttatggtcacgtaatagctagctgtggacatgaatatattgtaatgtaaaagtataatatagaaatgatatgtaatgatgtctattgaggttatagttgtgcttgaccctagttgtgTTAATCCCCTCTGTTTACATGATCTCTTAAATGTaatgattttaataaatgacTATGGTTAATCAAactcaatgtatgttatgtcgccccattggagcattgatgaggactccaatgaggggttaatgtttatgactatgttatgtatagtgcatgcacaggttgagtttggtgaatgaatgaaagaaaagttcaaaatttttatgtatgttgttgatcatgtatgggattaaataagttcacaggatgaatgtttggcttgctacgggtcccggtggccttaagccgatctggatcctagcgccggtagcggtctaattttcgggtcgttacatcagtTTTCTCCTGTGGCTATAGCTATTATTATCATTGATCAAGCTGGATATGTAATCCATGGTCTTGCTATACGTCTTTGGTGTTTATCGGTTTTGGCAGGTAAAGTTCGAGTTATGTTAGATGGTATTAAACTGGTTGTCTCTGGGCTATCATCCCTCGTGTGTGACACAAACTCTCGTAGTTTATATTCTGCAGTCCAGAATCTTGCTCGTCCAGTACCTTGGAAAATTGGGATATCAGTAACATCTATTTTGCAGGTTTAGTCCCGTTTGTAACAAGTCTCCTATCAATAtattctttaatatttaaatatttagacaGATATTATAACTAAATTGTGTCGTTTAAATTCTCAAAACTAGATTTTGTATTATCTGTGTCATTTATAAATTCTTTTATAGTCTTACTAGTTTCGTAACCttgaaaatgttttttttttcagtttaaaaaataaagtaaaataatttgccagtattttttataatttaataagtgATTTGATAATTTACATTTATGACATAGTactaaaagaaataataaaaaatttattagtaatttccAACTCATTATTGTCCACCGTAAAAGGAGTAACGAAGACTAAATTATCTATAATATATACGTAACAATAATGAAATtgctaaatttaataataataaattttcatttattttgatttgaaaaatatttgttattatttaaaaaaaattaatttagttaattaaactgatttcatacttaaattcaaataattcattttttcaACATTTAtcttcttttaaaattattttttattataatcttaaataaaacaaaaagttgaagttttttaaagaaatttcatAACTGGTATTGTTTAAGGTACAAtaacaaaaaatagaaaaatagaatTGGTCGCTAacctaattatattattttattgctGATTGTATTATAATTCCTAGTTTATCacataaatgatttaaatattatcaaagtaaataaaatatatcatggtATAATtgtgaataaaataaatatcatcAATATTcactaatttttcatttttgtaataaataattaattaaattaatctcataaaaaaataaaaaattttaatgtaaaatcataaaaatatccaaaatatttataatgtttCTAATATATTTTCAATCCAAACTATCAAATACAACATCACATTTTTTACCAGACACAAAATCAAGTTTAAAATATGAATCCATAGTTGCAAATCTATTAAAtgtattttcaaatttttctatTGTTCTCAACATCAAATAAGTGGAATTCCACCTAGTGAAAACATTTAAAGATAAATGACATTTACTTTGAATTCGTTTCATCTCACAATATGATTTGAATTTTTACAATATAGTAGGAGATTGTCGTACATATATCATTACATTTCTAACCTTTTTTACTGCATCAATATTTTCTTTCAGTTCATCAACCGCAACCAAATCTCATATGAAgatatttacaatttaaaattataaatcctCAACCattgattttctattttaaatatgCAACAATTACATTATTTGAACTAGCATTATCTACAATGATTGTAAATAGTCTCTTAATTCTCCAATTAAGCAAATAACTCTCAACAGTTATGCTAATATCATTACCCTTATAATTTTCAAttggataaaaattaaaatttttttagtaagTGTCCAATTACCATCAATGTAGTGTGCAATcatatacatataattaattcTTTGCAATAaagtatatgtatatgtagtaATACAAATTCTCTAACTAGACTTTTAAAAGTAACTCTTTAATTTCTTTCTCTCCTCTAAATATAATTCATAACAATCCCTTGAAATAGTCTAATAAGATGGAATTCGAAACTTAGATTGTATGCATTCAACCCATTCTTTAACCCTTCCCCTTCTATAAACATAAATGACAGCTCATCAACAATTATCATTTTAGCTAACAATGTCTAGTCACATCTTGATCAAAATGCCAATTACTTAACGTGCCTAATTGATAATTTATCCCTCCTTCTTGTATACTAGAAGAAACTAGTTGTAAAGACAATTGTGACTATCTTATAGTCACACTATGGAGTTCTTTATACATGCAGATATATGATGTCTAAGTGCAgtagtgctttttttttttttaaataacaataaaaattcttttcacAATAATTACACTTGCTTTTTTGAGATCCTGCATCATCAAGAAATTTAGTGAAGTGGTTTCACATAGTGGATCTTGGCTTCATGCTCttccttttcattttgaaaGCTGTCTCGTAAGCTTCAGTATTGCTCGAAGCAACTGAAGGTTGTAATGTAAGATTTGATGATTTTTGTTGATTcatctataaataaataaattataaatctcagtGAATTATAAATCTCATTACAAACTTACAatctaacatataaattaatataaattcataCAAATAACTTATTATAAGATATCAATTTAAACAAAAACAGCAAATGAAATCCAAACTCAATACTCATGATCAAATTTTAGTGTAAAATGATAACTCAAGATAAAATCTCAAGCTCAATATAAAATGATAATAGATTAACACGACATACCCATAATTTACTATAAAGATGGCAACTATTGATTGATTTGATAACTTTAAACACCCATTATTTTCAATAGTCATTATTCAGTGACTGAGAATTTTGTATTTGATGGCACAAAATGATAACCCATTTTTGTTGGTGATTGTTCAAAGTTCAAATCAATATAATACCCATTATTTTCGTTTGGTCACAAACTAACATACTCATAATTGAGAATTGATAAATTCTCAAAATTCAAGCACAAATACACAATTGAGAATTGATGCATTCTCAAAATTCAAATACAAATACACAATATATACACAATTGAGAATTCATCATAGTCTCACAAATAATTGGCAAAATTCAATAATCTGATTTAATAGCACACaaatattattatcaaattaatgatttctatttaaaattatcacATATTGAAGTGAAAGGGAtaaattgagatttttttttctgaatgcAGGTtacatattatataatattgtgGTGGTGGTGCTACTGTGATTCAAGATTTGATAGTACAATATACATATTACAAAATACAGAGCTGAGGGTACAGACCTGGTGGTAGTGGCGTAGTGCAACTGTGCTAGGTTACAACCAGAATTGGGGAGTGGTCGAGTGGGGACTGTCTGACTAAGGTTTGGTCAGTAATGGAGGAGTAGATGACAGCACGGTGAACAATAGGCAATGAAGAGCTCAACCAGCAAAAAAGGGGTGACAGGCTGATAGCGATAGAGGGGTAATGATACAAACTGCTCAATCTTTTCGGAGAGCAATTGATGATGGCGTGACTCATGAGCAATCGACAACAGCATGTCTCATTTGCATGCATGAGGAGAGACTGAGAGAAGATGAATTTTAGTTTCAGAGAGTAATTGATAACAACATGACTTGCGAACAATCAACGACGGCGTTGCATTTGCGAGTGTGAGGAGAGACTGAGAGAAGATAGATTTCGATTTCAGAGAGTAATCAATGACGGCGTTGTGTCTGCGTGCATGAGGAGAGACCAAGAGACCATGATTGAGGGTTTGAAATCTGAATCGTGACCTAACGGCAATGTACACAGTGCATATTAGTGTAGTTAATAAAACGACAGTATTGTATCCtctttgattcggttcggttcaataaaaaatttttcaatCAAAATCAAACCAACTGAAatcattgattttttaaaaaatacaaaccgaaccaaaccgaactaTAAATAAAACCTAATCGAATTTCTAGAATTGATCGGTTCGAACAGTTATTTCGATTTGAACCTAATATTGCTTATCCTATCCTCAGCCTCTTTGTCATACCTATCCCTCCTACTTTTCCTCTTAACAACCTCCTGAATATCATCCGTATCTAACTCATTAATGCCATCAAATCACTAAGATCATCAAAAGATATGTACTCACTCTCATTGTTATTAGTTTGGTCACTTTCTTTTGTCTCTATATGATTCTCAACGTCATCAATAATTTTCTCTACAATTGAAACATCACTCTcactttcattttcattttcccTTAGCTCAATACTATCCCATCCTGCATGGCCTACTCTAGTTTCATGTCCTAAAGGATCATGACTAAAAGCAGGCACATCTTCTCTCAATTCCCTAAAATCAATATCCGATCTTCTAAAATCAGTATCGAATCCCCCAAAATCATCATTAAATAATCCAATATCTAGAAGATCATCATTATTAATTAAGTTGTTTTGCATTCCTACCCCTTTATCATGAGTAAATGCTTCATGTACATCTAATCCCTTAAGGTCATCATTAAATACAAACCCAATTTCTGGCATATCATCATTATTAACTGAGTTGTTTTATGTCTACCCTTTTATTATAAGTAAATGCTTCATTTATATTGTCTAGCCCCTCTTCACCTATATcaacatttatattaaatacattCACATTACTTATACTTGGTTCATGGTCTACACTATTAATGATGTTACTTAGAGTAGGAAATGACTCACTAAAGGTTGGAACATTAACCTCATGCTCCTATATATATGTGTCCTTAATTTTACCATAATACAATACAGTTTTGTGAGAGAATTGTCGTCAATTAACATGAACACATCTTCCTTAAGACTCTTGAAAGGATCTGCAATTCATATATTAGGGATATTTTTGATTTAAATCCATTTTAAAACACATCTTTAATGTCCCAATAACTTATAAAATCAGTATCATAATTTGTAGCCATATAAATGTTCTCTCTCATAATTCAGTTCACCATTCTTTTCAACTAAAGTACTCTCATGATAAAACAATATATCTACTATAGACGTCATCCTCTATAATAAAAATGTCCCACGTTTacaatataagaaaaaaaaatcaatacaaTGTACAAAGGCATTGAAATAAGATATTTAAAACAAACGTTTATGCACTAACAAATAAAATTAGTCCACTAATATTACATATATTACAAGACAAATATGGACCATAATATAATTCCAACAACCCATTTGATagagaattaaataatttttttaaaattttttttacagaaTTTAGAAGTAATTATTTACCATTTATATcgttaatataaatattgaaagttaGAAAGTGATATATCACTTTTATATGAATTATAAACTAATAgacgtttttttttttccttttttaatatCATCAGAGTAAATCTTGAAAGTTGAAAATGATTAGCTACTTTTattattagataaattattattatcaagGGAAATGGTAAGGCTTATTTTTCCAAATTTTGGGTGCAATTGCGTAGAAAGTTGGAGAATGAGATGATCATGTAGAATGATTTATAGCTTGAAATGACTGAACAACTTTTTAAAGTGTCTTCTTCTAACTTCTGAATTTTCAAACTTGTCACTTCAATTTCAGAGAGACAGAGAATTTATTGCTGTCTCAGCTgtgttttagaaaaatcaaaatAGAAGAGCACTCATCTGTAAACGGTAACTAATGAAATTATCCAGTATGCGCTTTCAGCCATATATTTAATCATATTTCTactttcaattttctttctatgGCAATATTGCCTTGGAAAAGGTTTTGAAATTTTCAAAGATTAaagactaaattaaatttagaaaagttAATATTTAACTGTAATATATTTCTGAGGTTTGTAATTAACAAATGTCccattgatttaaattttttaatttcattcggTGGACTCTCTTAAAATGATCTCccaaataaaatttatgcaTCTAGCACTGCCCCAAGAGATAACTCCTAAACCTAACCCATGAAAAATAGAATCCTAGCGAGCATTATCAATTTATTGATATGTGACTCGAATTAAGGTATGTGACTCGAATTAAGGTATGTGACTCGAATTAAGAAATAAagataagaaattaaatttaataaaataaaagacctATGGTAATTCAtccttatttaaaattaatactttGCACGCTAGCACGTATCCTgccaaattataatattaattttcttttaacttatacatatttacttttttatattattaattagtgTAAATCTTTGGAAGTTGaaaatgattaattatttttattattaattaatatgatgATAATTATCTACGAAAACTTTCTGTATATCACCAAAACCATGGTTGGTTCTATGTCTATATATAGTGTTCTTGCTTAGTTCAGCAATGCATCTATCATCAAATCAAAGCTTAGAAAGCAAGAAACCTCCTTCACAAATCCTGAAGATGGCTAGTCTAGCTGATGGAAAGCATAAAGCTGAGCTACTTGAAGCTCAATCACATATATGGAACCACATTTTCAATTTCATCAACTCCATGTCCCTCAAATGTGCAGTTCAACTAGGAATTCCAGATGCCATCCACAGCCATGGCAAACCCATCACCATTTCTGAGCTCATTGCAGCTTTATCTCTCCACCCAGCCAAAGCCAATTGTATCCCTCGCCTTATGCGCATTTTGGTTCACTCTGGTTTCTTTGCTCGAGCAAAGATCAGCCAAAATGATCAAGAAGAAGGCTATATTCTCACTAATGCATCCCAGCTTCTCCTTAAGGATCACCCTTTAAGTGTCTCACCCTTGTTGCTTACCGTGCTTGACCCTTCTTTAACAAGACCATGGCATTATGTAAGCAATTGGTTCCAAAATGATGATCCTACCCCATTTGCTACGGCTAATGGGAGGACAATTTGGGACTTTGCTGGTCATGAACTAGAGTTCAATAATTTATTCAACGAAGCTATGGCGAGTGATGCTCGGCTGGTTATGAATGTGCTGATGAATGACTGCAAGTGGGTGTTCGAGGGGTTGAAGTCATTGGTTGATGTTGGTGGTGGAACAGGAACAGTAGCTAAAGCCATAGCTAAAGAATTCCCTCAGCTGGAATGCTTTGTGTTAGATCTCCCACATGTGGTGGCTGGTCTGCACGGTACTCACAACTTGAAATACGTTGGAGGCAGCATGTTTGAGGCGATTCCACCTGCGGATGCAATTTTACTCAAGGTAATTAACTACCCCCTCCCTCTCTTGGCCTCATCCTCTAAGATAGTTTCATAATATTCAGAGGGTATTTCTTCTATTAACGGCATCTGAATTTGTGTTGTTGCAATGACAAACAGTGGATCATGCATGACTGGAGCCATGAAAACTGTGTAAAGATACTGAAGCGATGTAAAGAAGCAATTAAGGGAAGAGAAGGAGGGAAGTTGATTATCATAGATATGGTGATGGAgcagaaggagaaagaagatcATGAGTCCAATGAAACAGAGCTCTTGTTGGATATGCTGATGATGGTGTTGTATAACAGTCAAGAGAGAAACGAGAAAGAATGGGCTCAACTCTTTTATGATGCTGGTTTCAGTAATTATGAGATAATCCCCATACTGGGTTTAAGATCTATCATTGAAGTTTATCCTTAATTAATCTCGTAATGTACCATGCATGTACCTCCATGCATGCTATCAAACTATTATAggttttaatcaaaataatgtCTCACCTCTGCATGTCTCCATTATGTGTAAAATGTGTGGTTAGTTTGGAAAGATAAGGACTAATATCTTCCCATGTTTTCAATGGCATCAAATCTATGATGCGAATGTactagtaaaaaataaatttcacaaactcgtttccttttattttaattagaacCTTCAGAATTTTTCTTTGATTGGTCCTAGTTTTCTTTGGATGATAAATCTGATCTTTATCAGTTTATTGCGATTGTACCTGCCCTTTTCGGACTGAGGTAACTCCTCCCTTAACTCATCTGGATATGGATTGTCTCTCCTCTCTCATCTaggttgtaaatattttttattattttttagtttttggaGAGCAGCACTTAAAAGAGAGAGATTTCCTGTTGCTTGTCTTAGTTTATTTGATcgtctttttttattttctctttttcacATGTGCAGGTTTGGCCTTTAGGCCATTGTTCTCTAAAGAATCATGATGGTTGGAAGATGTAAGTGCTGTGGAGCTGGGTTTATGGTGCAACCTCCCTTTTCCACTCGCTATTGTTCAAAATCTAGAAGCTTCTTCTATGCTTTTGGAGGTCGCGATTGAGCTCAATTGTGGAAGATTGACCTTCCCTTTCTCAAGCGTCTGGCTCATCGTCTCTCTCTAACTCGGTCTTATATGTTTTCCTTATTGCCTGATCGAGGTTTCCTTGTCAGTTTGAAATTCTTTTTTATCTCGTTGCTATCTTAGTTTAGCTTTATTCTTGGTTCTTCATTGAATTGTTTTGGCTCGTGCCTTTTATTGGAAGAGTGATGCTCTCCTGAAACTACGATGCTAGTAATGACAATAAAAAATCTCACAGAAGAGGAGTGGTATATTTGTTTTGTATTAGTTTGAATGGTACCACGAGTTGTCGGATTATGAATTTTTAGATTTATGTGCTTAATTAGGATTTTATCTCTTAGGCACTAGGAACCCTAATATTATTGTAATGTCTATTTGCTACCTTGGGACTTGTTGCTATATTTTGGGCTTTTCTTAGCCATTTCAATGAATTCATCTAccttaggaaaaaaaaaatctgataaTAGTGAGATCGGGTGAGGCGTCAAGATGAGGACATCTAGGCAGAGGTCTAATTTGTTgggttaatcattattatatgaTCGGTCCGTTAGATCCCTCTATACTTGGCTTTAAGAAATGAGACCTATAAGATGAAGAAGACGGTCAGGGGACTACTGGGAAAGTTTCCGGTGGAGATCCTCCGACTCTCAATTCAGATATGAAAACTTCATGGAGTTAAAGAAAGTAaaatagagaagagaagagaagagaagaagatggtGATTTTGGATTCTCCCTGTATGACCGTCAGAGAGAGAGATAGGTCCCTCTTTTCAAAAGGAAAGATCCCTTTTTTGGGGTTAGTCTGGTGCATAAATACCTTTGAATAAAGTTGATACCCCTGGTGCCATATCCTCTTCTGATTGGACATGGATGCTTTTGTGCAAGTGTGTCAGGCAGTACATTAATAATGGGCTATAGGACAATAAATGCGGAGTTAGCCGGTTCATACCCTTTACATGCGCATTTATGATCCCTGTGCTGAACCAAGGAGGCGACCAGCTCATAGGAGGTCGGCATCTTTACCCTAGTTTCATCAGGTCGTGCCGGGCTCATTCGATCTACATAGAAATAAGCTTCTTCTGGTTACTGAGATCGGCCACATCGGCGTTTAAAGCCTTATTGTAGTACAGGCTTTTGAGGAGGTTGGTCTGTCTGTCCCCTTCGGTCTTTGAGGAGGTCAGTCAGTCTGTCCATTTCGGGCCTAGGTAAACTCAGGAGTGTTGCTGGTTTAATTCTTTGTATTCAATAGGTTGGGCTTCTTACTTTCCGGTCCGACCAGATGGAAAGGTTTTCGATTCACGTATACACGTGTTATGATTTTGGAGGGTCCTATTTTTTTATACGTTATCAGTTGCTCTTTCGCTTCTCCGATGGTTATTTATGACCGTCGGAGAAGGGAACCATTCTGCTAAATCGACTCCACCTGTTCATTTGGTTGATGCTTATGAATTTTAAAGGGAAGTGCGATTAATGGAATTGGTCAACTTAATATAGACCGAACTGAGAGAGTAAATTTTATATCTTGATAATCATTCCTTTAGGAGATCTGATCTTGGTGGTCTTTTTCATGGAAAGTCTGACCTTGGTAGTTTCTTCTTTTGGAAGGTCTAACTTGGGTGCTCTGCCCTTCTAGTCTTACCTTTTCGATCTAACATTAATGGTATACCCTTTTAGGTTTCCTTTCCAGCATTTTACTCTGAGGTGTCTTCCGAGCTTTAAGCTCTAGGTCTTTTAATAAGCATTTCAGTTGATTGATTTTACGAACAGTTTGGCTCTTTACTAGGCTCTCTAGCCTGAACATTCGTCCGAActctttgattttttatatcattttgGACTCTTTAGCCTTGACTATTTTTACGAGCATTTTAACTCTTTTCTAAGCTTTTTAACCTTGATTTTTCGTCCGACTCTGGACTTTTTAGTACTAATTCTTTCTTTTGAGCTCTTTGGCTCTCTGTAACTTCCAGACATTTTTGCCATCAAGTGCTTTCTAGGCTATTTTCACCCTTATTTGCTTTCCGAGCTATTTGCCCTCGAGCTTCT
Coding sequences within it:
- the LOC122721537 gene encoding trans-resveratrol di-O-methyltransferase-like; protein product: MHLSSNQSLESKKPPSQILKMASLADGKHKAELLEAQSHIWNHIFNFINSMSLKCAVQLGIPDAIHSHGKPITISELIAALSLHPAKANCIPRLMRILVHSGFFARAKISQNDQEEGYILTNASQLLLKDHPLSVSPLLLTVLDPSLTRPWHYVSNWFQNDDPTPFATANGRTIWDFAGHELEFNNLFNEAMASDARLVMNVLMNDCKWVFEGLKSLVDVGGGTGTVAKAIAKEFPQLECFVLDLPHVVAGLHGTHNLKYVGGSMFEAIPPADAILLKWIMHDWSHENCVKILKRCKEAIKGREGGKLIIIDMVMEQKEKEDHESNETELLLDMLMMVLYNSQERNEKEWAQLFYDAGFSNYEIIPILGLRSIIEVYP